A genomic region of Macaca thibetana thibetana isolate TM-01 chromosome 14, ASM2454274v1, whole genome shotgun sequence contains the following coding sequences:
- the PTPRCAP gene encoding protein tyrosine phosphatase receptor type C-associated protein, which translates to MQGCIQLQVGAASPLEDRPCSPASSRKAGEGLVWTRGPAAGRGRWGMWAGSGSPGHPSLQTSTELTSRSTQPELEVGARRGGACGPMALPCTLGLGMLLALPGALGSGGSAEDSVGSSSVTVVLLLLLLLLLVTGLALAWRRLSRDSGGYYHPARLGAALWGRTRRLLWASPPGRWLQARAELGSPDNDLERQEDEQDADYDHVTDGGLQADPGEGEQLCGEASSPEQVPVRAEEARDSDTEGDLVLGSPGPASAGGSAEALLSDLHAFAGSAAWDDSARAAGGQGLHVTAL; encoded by the exons ATGCAAGGCTGCATCCAGCTTCAAGTTGGTGCTGCTTCTCCCTTGGAGGACAGGCCCTGCAGcccagcctcctccaggaaggccgGGGAGGGTCTGGTGTGGACCAGGGGTCCTGCAGCAGGGAGGGGCAGATGGGGTATGTGGGCAGGAAGCGGAAGCCCGGGCCACCCTTCACTGCAGACGAGCACTGAGCTCACTTCTCGCTCAACACAGCCAGAGCTGGAGGTGGGTGCCCGGCGCGGAGGGGCCTGTGGACCAATG GCTCTGCCCTGCACCCTAGGGCTCGGGATGCTGCTGGCCCTGCCAGGGGCCTTGGGCTCAGGTGGCAGCGCGGAGGACAGCGTGGGCTCCAGCTCTGTCACCGttgtcctgctgctgctgctgctcttgcTGCTGGTCACCGGCCTGGCACTGGCCTGGCGCCGCCTCAGCCGTGACTCGGGGGGCTACTACCACCCGGCCCGCCTGGGTGCCGCGCTGTGGGGCCGCACACGGCGCTTGCTCTGGGCCAGCCCCCCGGGCCGCTGGCTGCAGGCCCGAGCTGAGCTGGGGTCCCCAGACAATGATCTTGAGCGCCAGGAGGATGAGCAGGACGCAGACTATGACCACGTCACGGATGGTGGCCTGCAGGCTGACCCCGGGGAAGGCGAGCAGCTATGTGGAGAGGCGTCCAGCCCAGAGCAGGTCCCCGTGCGGGCTGAGGAAGCCAGAGACAGTGACACGGAGGGCGACCTGGTCCTTGGCTCCCCAGGACCAGCAAGCGCAGGGGGCAGTGCTGAGGCCCTGCTGAGTGACCTGCACGCCTTTGCTGGCAGCGCGGCCTGGGACGACAGTGCCAGGGCAGCTGGGGGCCAGGGCCTCCATGTCACCGCACTGTAG